The segment gaataatCAATTGGTGTGGAAAAAAATAGATACAAAAAATGAGATGATATGGAGAGATGAGgtggaaaaaaattatgaagagaagagaagagaaaaaattAGAACATGTCGTATGATGCTTAACTGTAGCTTACTTCCCAATATGGAAGTCTATAACTTCTACTTTTTGTACTTCTGCCGGTATCGCTGTAACCAAGGAGGGGCAATACAATAATGTCTATTTGTACCACGCCgtaaatttttcaccatttttcaaaatcatcataatatcaccaaaacacaccaatttcaccattattcttcttctttcacGTTATCAACCGGCTACCAGCAATGATGTTCCCACAACTCAAGCTCTTTTCAAGAGCTGCATCACGTATCCCACCCGTGAAACTACAGTACAAAAACATGCTTAAAAATCCATCCACTAAGTACCCACcaccaaaacaaatcaaattagAACATCGTGAATGGCCCAGTAAAGTAGTGGCAAAAGCACCAAGATGGTTGTCTACCGATTTACGTGATGGTAATCAATCATTACCTGATCCAATGTCAATACTGGAAAAAAAGGAATATTTTCATAAATTAATTGATACTGgatttaaagaaattgaagttaGTTTCCCACTGGCTTCACAaactgattttgattttactCGATATGCAGTTGAGAATGCTCCTGAGGACGTTGCCATTCAAGTCTTGACTCAATCGAGAGAACCTTTGGTTAGAAGAACGGTTGAATCAGTAAAAGGAGCTAAAAAAGCCATCATTCACATTTATTTAGCTACTTCGGATGTGTTTAGGGAGGTCGTATTTGGTATGTCACAAGAAGATGCTATTGCTAAAGCTGTTGAAACTACCAAGCTAGTCAGAAGCTTAACCAAAGATGATCCTGCCATGAGTGAAACTGAATGgaatttggaattttcaCCAGAATGTTTTTCCGATACACCAGTTGAATTTGCCGTGGCAATTTGTGAAGCCGTGAAACAAGCATGGGAACCAACTGTTGAACATCCaatgattttcaatttaccaGCAACAGTTGAAGTTGCCGGCCCCAATGTTTACGCCgaccaaattgaatatttctGTAAACATATTACTGAACGTGAgaaagttgttgtttccGTCCATTGTCATAATGATCGTGGCTGTGGGGTTGCAGCTACTGAGTTGGGGTTACTTGCTGGTGCTGATCGTGTTGAAGGTTGCATATTCGGAAATGGTGAACGTACAGGAAATGTTGATTTAGTCACGGTTGCATTAAACTTGTACACCCAAGGTATTTCCcccaatttggatttttccGATATACAAAGTTTAATTGATGTAAGTGAACGTTGCAACAAGATCAAAGTTCCTGAAAGAGCACCATATAGTGGATCACTTGTGGTTTGTGCTTTTAGTGGATCACATCAAGACGCTATTAAAAAGGGATTCAGTTATGAACGTAATGATGGAAAATGGGCAGTTCCTTATTTACCTTTGGACCCCAAAGATATTGGAAGAACGTATGAAGCTGTTATTAGAGTTAATTCACAATCAGGTAAAGGTGGAAGTGCATGGGTGATTTTAAGATCTTTGGGATTGGATTTACCTAGACATCTACAGGTGGCATTTTCATCCATTGTTCAACATAAAGCTGACCAATTGGGAAGAGAATtacaaattgatgaaattgttgatgttttcaataaGGAGTATCTTGTACAAACACcattatcaattgttgattttgaaatcaccaaGAGTAAAAACGACAACAGAGAAATATTTGCCCAGTTGAATATTAGTGTTGATGGACAAGAGATTGTCATTAAGGGTGAAGGAAATGGACCAATTTCTTCCTTCATTGATGCAATTGGAAAGAAATTTGGTACATTGTTTGAAGTTGTCACTTATCAAGAACATTCCTTAGGTACAGGATCAGCCTCCAAAGCAGCTACCTatgttcaattgagttATTTGAATGAGGTTGGTGAAAAAGTGACAAGATGGGGTTGTGGTATCAATCATGATGTTAGTCAAGCTTCAATGGACGCTATTTTAAGTGTAGTTAATtcattgattaatgaaGGTAAAATTCAGATACCAAATTAGTAAAGAGAGATGTTGTTTAGAGGCTTTATAGGTTAATAAAAGTTGTGTATTGTAAGGAAGTGGCACCAAGATGATGAACCCCCTTTTGGTGTATTCTCTTATCTTATCAGGAATGACATAAGATTTGTCTTGTTAGGGCTTAGCCCTAATAAATGTTGCACGTGAGTGTCTGAAAAATTAATTCTTTGCGTCAACgagataaagaaaaaaatctCCCGCGGTCTTGGGACGAATTCCCAGGTTACTCTCGTCCAATTTTTCGTTCTAACCATACGAATTTAGCAGCTCCTCGCACCAGAAAAAATAAGCCATTCGAagtaaatttttcactaaaacaacttcatcacaAAACCAAATCCTCCTAAGGTCTCACTCactttacaaaaatttttttccacaagttttaatttttttccaacCTTTCCTACACACATCATCAACCCTCATCATATACACC is part of the Candida orthopsilosis Co 90-125, chromosome 2 draft sequence genome and harbors:
- a CDS encoding Leu4 2-isopropylmalate synthase, which encodes MMFPQLKLFSRAASRIPPVKLQYKNMLKNPSTKYPPPKQIKLEHREWPSKVVAKAPRWLSTDLRDGNQSLPDPMSISEKKEYFHKLIDTGFKEIEVSFPSASQTDFDFTRYAVENAPEDVAIQVLTQSREPLVRRTVESVKGAKKAIIHIYLATSDVFREVVFGMSQEDAIAKAVETTKLVRSLTKDDPAMSETEWNLEFSPECFSDTPVEFAVAICEAVKQAWEPTVEHPMIFNLPATVEVAGPNVYADQIEYFCKHITEREKVVVSVHCHNDRGCGVAATELGLLAGADRVEGCIFGNGERTGNVDLVTVALNLYTQGISPNLDFSDIQSLIDVSERCNKIKVPERAPYSGSLVVCAFSGSHQDAIKKGFSYERNDGKWAVPYLPLDPKDIGRTYEAVIRVNSQSGKGGSAWVILRSLGLDLPRHLQVAFSSIVQHKADQLGRELQIDEIVDVFNKEYLVQTPLSIVDFEITKSKNDNREIFAQLNISVDGQEIVIKGEGNGPISSFIDAIGKKFGTLFEVVTYQEHSLGTGSASKAATYVQLSYLNEVGEKVTRWGCGINHDVSQASMDAILSVVNSLINEGKIQIPN